The DNA segment TTCAGTCCGCTTTCTGTTGGCATTTCCAGGTTAATGCTCATCCGGTCGGCATACAGGCCCGCTTCCCTGATCAGTTCTTCACTGGCACCAGGAATTGTTTTCAGGTGTATGTAACCATTAAAGCGTTCCTCCAGGCGAAGTTTTTTTACCACCCTGAGCAGACGCTCCATGGTGAAGTCTGCATTTTTAAAGATACCTGAACTTAAAAAAAGACCTTCTATAAAGTTGCGCCTGTAAAAGTTGATGGTCAATGATACTACCTCTTCTACCGTAAATGCTGCCCGCTCAATGTCATTGCTTTTGCGCGAAACGCAAAATGCACAATCAAAAATGCAGTGATTGGTCAGCAGGATCTTCAAGAGAGAAACACAGCGCCCATCCTCGGTATAGGTATGGCAAATACCGGAGGCATGGCTGTCTCCTAAGCCCTTATTGTCGTTTTTCCTGGTCCCACCGCTTGAAGAACATGAAACATCATATTTGGCCGCGTCGGCAAGTATGTTCAGCTTTTCCCTGATCCGTTCAGACATAATACTATAATTTACTAACAAATATAGTGATTATGCTAATTATATTAGTTTTTATTTAAACTTCCAAATAAAACTGATCCAGGTAGGCCAGCATAAAATCATGGCGCTGCCGGGCCATTTTTTTACCTTCCCCTGTTTTCATGAGGTCTTTTAACAGCAGCAGTTTTTCGTAAAAATGGTTGATGGTAGGGGCAGTTGTATTTTTATACTCCTCCTTGCTCATGTTTAGCTTAGGCTTAATTTCCGGGTCATATAAAACCCTGTTCTTATAGCCGCCATAGGTAAAAGCCCGGGCAATACCTATGGCACCAATGGCGTCCAGGCGGTCGGCATCCTGTACCACATCCAGTTCTTTAGACTGGAAGGTAACCAGGCCAAGGCTGGTCTTATAGCTCAGGTTCCTGATGATCTGTTGTACATGCTCAATAATTGCGGGTTCCAGGCCAATGCTCTTCATAAAGTCGCCAGCTATCCTTGGGCCAATTTCTTCATCACCGTTGTTAAACTTTGCATCTGCAATATCATGCAGCAGGGCAGCAAGGGCAACTACCAGTGCATCTGCTTTTTCGA comes from the Pedobacter heparinus DSM 2366 genome and includes:
- a CDS encoding HD domain-containing protein, whose translation is MDTTIDQTITFVKKTLANAEAGHDWFHIERVYKNAIHINAIEKADALVVALAALLHDIADAKFNNGDEEIGPRIAGDFMKSIGLEPAIIEHVQQIIRNLSYKTSLGLVTFQSKELDVVQDADRLDAIGAIGIARAFTYGGYKNRVLYDPEIKPKLNMSKEEYKNTTAPTINHFYEKLLLLKDLMKTGEGKKMARQRHDFMLAYLDQFYLEV